A region from the Deltaproteobacteria bacterium genome encodes:
- the csm5 gene encoding type III-A CRISPR-associated RAMP protein Csm5 — protein sequence MNKRFLTTVRVEGEFLSPVHIGSGQELDPFSCFMVEGYLYYFDLPSVLQTLGETERNAFLELANRDDLIGLRRFLSERLGRRKDVSRRILVSPSVEREFKAKIDDPRNQLVLQPFLRNQGTFNPVVPGSSIKGAIRTAVIDTLLEEKRLRLNEESLRDPKRMEKVVL from the coding sequence ATGAATAAGCGCTTCCTAACAACGGTCCGTGTTGAAGGGGAATTTCTTTCTCCTGTCCATATTGGATCAGGACAAGAACTCGACCCTTTCAGTTGCTTCATGGTCGAAGGTTACCTCTACTATTTTGATCTTCCCTCTGTTCTACAAACTCTTGGAGAGACAGAGAGAAATGCTTTTCTCGAGTTGGCGAACCGTGACGACCTGATAGGCCTGCGGCGGTTCCTGAGCGAAAGACTTGGTCGTCGCAAAGATGTATCCCGGAGGATACTTGTCTCTCCTTCGGTGGAGAGGGAGTTCAAAGCCAAGATTGACGATCCAAGGAATCAACTGGTTCTGCAACCATTTCTCAGGAACCAAGGCACTTTCAACCCGGTCGTCCCAGGTTCTTCGATCAAAGGGGCAATCCGTACGGCAGTGATAGATACTCTTTTGGAAGAAAAGCGACTCCGGCTGAACGAAGAGAGCCTGAGGGATCCCAAAAGAATGGAGAAGGTAGTACT